The proteins below are encoded in one region of Ereboglobus luteus:
- the purB gene encoding adenylosuccinate lyase — MTTTDNSAADSIPNVLAERYASPALKAIWSPSGRIAIERDFWIAVMKAQRDLGVAIPAKAIADYERVKNNINLASIAARERVTLHDVKARIEEFSDLAGHEFIHLGLTSRDLTENVEQLQIQRSLAVVRMKTAAALLALAKQARAHRALMITGRTHNVPAQPTTLGKRIAMFGQELLFAFTRLEELCARYPARGLKGAVGTQLDQLTLLGGDAKKVARLEARVVKHLGFRTAFNAVGQVYPRSLDFDVVSALHQVAAAAASFATTLRLMAGQGLLTEGFQKGQVGSSAMPHKVNARNCERVCGFATIISGYVTMTGALAGHQWNEGDVSCSVVRRIALPDAFYAIDGLLETYLTILRQMNVFPAAIAAENTRNLPFLATTTILMEAVKAGAGRETAHEAIKEHALAAANAMRTGGGDPDLVGRLAGDARLRLTRAKLESILGESARFVGAAPQQVDVFVAGAKRAAAKVKGASTYQPGKLL; from the coding sequence ATGACGACCACTGACAACTCCGCCGCTGATTCCATTCCCAACGTCCTCGCCGAGCGCTATGCCTCGCCCGCGCTCAAGGCCATCTGGTCGCCTTCGGGGCGCATCGCCATCGAGCGCGATTTTTGGATCGCAGTCATGAAGGCGCAGCGTGATCTCGGCGTCGCGATTCCCGCGAAGGCAATCGCCGATTACGAGCGCGTCAAAAACAACATCAACCTCGCCAGCATCGCCGCGCGCGAGCGCGTCACACTTCACGATGTGAAGGCGCGCATCGAGGAGTTTTCCGATCTTGCCGGCCACGAGTTCATCCACCTCGGCCTGACCAGCCGCGACCTCACGGAAAATGTCGAGCAGCTGCAAATCCAGCGCTCGCTCGCCGTCGTGCGCATGAAAACCGCGGCCGCGCTTCTCGCCCTCGCGAAGCAGGCGCGCGCGCATCGCGCGCTCATGATCACGGGGCGCACGCACAACGTGCCCGCGCAACCCACCACGCTTGGCAAGCGCATCGCGATGTTCGGGCAGGAACTGCTCTTCGCGTTCACGCGACTCGAGGAGCTTTGCGCTCGGTATCCGGCGCGCGGGCTCAAGGGCGCCGTCGGCACGCAGCTCGACCAGCTCACGCTTCTCGGCGGCGACGCGAAAAAAGTCGCGCGACTCGAGGCCCGCGTTGTCAAGCACCTCGGTTTCCGCACCGCGTTTAACGCCGTTGGCCAGGTCTATCCGCGCTCGCTGGACTTTGATGTTGTCTCCGCGCTTCATCAGGTCGCGGCGGCGGCGGCGAGCTTCGCCACCACGCTCCGGCTCATGGCGGGGCAGGGGCTTCTCACCGAGGGTTTTCAAAAGGGCCAGGTCGGCTCGTCCGCGATGCCGCACAAGGTCAACGCGCGCAACTGCGAGCGCGTTTGCGGTTTTGCCACGATCATTTCGGGCTACGTCACCATGACCGGCGCGCTCGCCGGGCACCAGTGGAACGAGGGCGATGTTTCCTGCTCGGTGGTGCGCCGCATCGCGCTGCCCGACGCGTTTTACGCCATCGACGGACTGCTTGAAACCTACCTGACAATCCTTCGCCAGATGAATGTTTTTCCCGCAGCGATCGCCGCCGAAAACACGCGCAATCTGCCCTTCCTCGCCACGACCACAATCCTGATGGAGGCGGTCAAGGCCGGCGCGGGCCGCGAAACGGCGCACGAGGCGATCAAGGAGCACGCGCTTGCCGCGGCGAACGCGATGCGCACCGGCGGGGGCGATCCCGATCTCGTCGGACGGCTCGCGGGCGATGCTCGTCTCAGGCTCACCCGCGCGAAGCTCGAGTCGATTCTCGGCGAGAGCGCGCGTTTTGTCGGCGCTGCTCCGCAACAGGTCGATGTGTTTGTCGCCGGTGCCAAGCGCGCCGCCGCCAAGGTCAAGGGCGCATCCACCTACCAGCCGGGGAAATTATTGTAA
- a CDS encoding L-rhamnose isomerase, with protein MDAFNLAKERYAEIGVDVEKVLKTLARTPVSLQCWQGDDVGGFERAGAELTGGIQATGNYPGKARTADELRADLDKALSLIPGKNRVNLHASYAELNGKKVDRDAYTIAQFENWVAWAKKRRIGLDFNPTYFSHPLSADGFTLSHRDAGVRKFWINHGIACRKIAQEMGRRLGKTVITNFWMPDGFKDTPVNRREYRERMEDSLDKIFAVKIDQKLNRDAVESKLFGVGVESCTIGSHEFYMGYTVKNKKILCLDAGHFHPTETLADKISAILQFVPEILLHVSRGVRWDSDHVVTLDDQTRALMEEIVRGNYLDRVHIGMDFFDASINRLACWVIGARNTQKALLLALLEPAAQLRKYEAAGDYTSRLALLEDAKVMPFGAVWDEFCKRNNVPTGHAWLAEVKAYESDVLAKRA; from the coding sequence ATGGATGCCTTCAACCTCGCCAAAGAACGCTACGCCGAAATCGGCGTGGATGTCGAAAAAGTCCTCAAGACGCTCGCGCGCACACCCGTCTCCCTCCAATGCTGGCAGGGTGATGACGTCGGCGGCTTCGAACGCGCCGGCGCCGAGCTGACCGGCGGCATTCAGGCCACCGGAAACTATCCCGGCAAGGCCCGCACCGCCGACGAACTGCGCGCCGACCTCGACAAGGCCCTCTCGCTCATCCCCGGCAAAAACCGAGTCAACCTCCACGCCTCCTACGCCGAGCTCAATGGCAAAAAAGTCGACCGCGACGCCTACACGATCGCGCAATTTGAAAACTGGGTCGCCTGGGCCAAAAAGCGCCGCATCGGACTCGACTTCAATCCCACCTATTTCTCGCACCCGCTTTCCGCCGACGGCTTCACGCTCTCGCATCGCGACGCCGGCGTGCGCAAATTCTGGATCAACCACGGCATCGCCTGCCGCAAGATCGCGCAGGAAATGGGCCGCCGTCTCGGCAAAACCGTGATCACCAACTTCTGGATGCCCGACGGTTTCAAGGACACCCCGGTCAACCGCCGCGAATATCGCGAGCGCATGGAGGATTCGCTCGACAAAATCTTTGCCGTCAAGATCGACCAGAAGCTCAACCGCGACGCGGTCGAGAGCAAACTCTTCGGCGTGGGCGTCGAGTCGTGCACCATCGGCTCGCACGAATTCTACATGGGTTACACCGTGAAGAACAAAAAAATCCTCTGCCTCGACGCCGGCCATTTTCATCCCACCGAAACGCTCGCCGACAAGATTTCCGCCATCCTCCAATTTGTCCCCGAAATCCTCCTGCACGTGAGCCGCGGCGTGCGCTGGGACAGCGACCACGTCGTCACACTCGACGACCAGACCCGCGCGCTCATGGAGGAAATCGTGCGCGGCAATTATCTAGACCGCGTGCACATCGGCATGGACTTCTTCGACGCGAGCATCAACCGCCTCGCCTGCTGGGTGATCGGCGCGCGCAACACGCAAAAAGCGCTGCTGCTCGCCCTCCTCGAACCCGCCGCGCAACTCCGCAAATACGAGGCCGCCGGCGACTACACCTCGCGGCTCGCCCTTCTTGAGGACGCGAAGGTGATGCCCTTCGGCGCCGTTTGGGACGAGTTCTGCAAACGCAACAACGTTCCCACCGGCCATGCCTGGCTCGCCGAGGTGAAAGCCTACGAGAGCGATGTGCTCGCCAAGCGCGCGTAA
- a CDS encoding O-acetylhomoserine aminocarboxypropyltransferase/cysteine synthase family protein, protein MKLTGLGTKALHAGQKPDPTTGASVVPIYQTSSYAFRDTEHAANLFGLRESGNLYTRLGNPTTDVLEQRVAALEGGSAALAFSSGQAAITAAILNIAGAGDHIVSVAQLYGGTYTLFHYTLKKFGIDVSFVDALDPEAFRRAVRPNTKAFYGEGLSNPALNVFDFEKIAAIARESGVPLIVDNTCLSPILNRPFEWGVNVVVHSTTKYIGGHGNSIGGIVVDGGNFDWGKHAAKFPGFTESDPSYHGLSHWDAFKAFPPAGGANVAYVMKMRLQLLRDTGGCPSPFNSFMMLAGIETLHLRMARICENALKTAEFLSAHPKAAWVNYPGLPASPHHASAKKYLKNGYGGLVGFGVKGGYEAGKRFIESLQMFSHLANIGDARSLAIHPASTTHSQLNEDELNASGVSQDFIRLSIGTEDFVDIQADLEQALAKV, encoded by the coding sequence ATGAAACTCACAGGACTTGGCACCAAAGCGCTTCACGCCGGACAAAAACCCGACCCGACCACGGGAGCCAGCGTGGTGCCCATTTACCAGACCAGCAGCTACGCCTTCCGCGACACCGAGCACGCCGCGAATCTTTTCGGCCTGAGGGAGTCGGGCAACCTCTACACGCGACTCGGCAACCCCACGACCGACGTGCTCGAGCAGCGCGTCGCGGCGCTCGAAGGCGGCAGCGCGGCGCTCGCCTTCTCGTCGGGCCAGGCCGCCATCACCGCCGCAATCCTCAACATCGCCGGGGCGGGCGACCACATTGTCTCCGTCGCGCAACTCTACGGCGGCACCTACACGCTCTTCCACTACACGCTCAAAAAGTTCGGCATCGACGTGAGCTTTGTCGACGCGCTCGATCCCGAGGCGTTCCGCCGCGCCGTGCGCCCGAACACAAAAGCCTTTTACGGCGAGGGCCTCAGCAACCCCGCGCTCAATGTGTTTGATTTCGAAAAAATCGCCGCCATCGCCCGCGAGTCCGGCGTGCCGCTCATCGTGGACAACACCTGCCTCTCGCCGATTCTCAACCGCCCATTCGAATGGGGCGTCAATGTGGTCGTGCATTCCACAACCAAATACATCGGCGGCCACGGCAACTCGATCGGCGGCATCGTCGTGGACGGCGGCAATTTCGACTGGGGCAAACACGCCGCGAAATTCCCCGGCTTCACCGAGTCCGACCCGAGCTACCACGGTCTCTCGCATTGGGACGCGTTCAAGGCCTTCCCGCCCGCCGGCGGGGCAAACGTCGCCTACGTCATGAAAATGCGCCTGCAGCTTCTCCGCGACACCGGCGGCTGCCCCTCGCCCTTCAACTCCTTCATGATGCTCGCCGGCATCGAAACGCTGCACCTGCGCATGGCGCGCATCTGCGAAAACGCGCTCAAAACGGCCGAGTTTCTCTCCGCGCATCCCAAGGCGGCCTGGGTCAACTATCCCGGCCTTCCCGCAAGCCCGCACCACGCCAGCGCAAAAAAGTATTTGAAAAATGGATACGGCGGGCTTGTCGGCTTCGGCGTGAAAGGCGGCTACGAGGCGGGCAAACGCTTCATCGAGTCACTGCAAATGTTCTCGCACCTCGCGAACATCGGCGACGCGCGTTCGCTCGCGATTCATCCCGCGAGCACGACGCACAGCCAGCTCAACGAGGACGAGCTGAACGCCTCTGGCGTGTCGCAGGACTTCATCCGCCTGTCGATCGGCACGGAGGATTTTGTCGATATCCAAGCCGACCTCGAACAGGCGCTGGCAAAGGTCTGA
- a CDS encoding DUF1425 domain-containing protein, whose protein sequence is MKTLLSVLAIAAALFVTAGCASKNTHGTGPYLPQDTTKYTIENTENFVLMDQAAQYSITCTGLQERTTADGRLEIVANVKNREIRRIQVQISCVFKDAQRFSTGDETPWQTLILGENATEAVRFTASNAQSKTYTIRVRQSR, encoded by the coding sequence ATGAAAACACTCCTTTCAGTCCTCGCCATTGCAGCCGCGCTTTTCGTGACGGCCGGTTGCGCGTCGAAAAACACGCACGGCACCGGTCCCTACCTGCCGCAGGACACCACCAAATACACGATCGAAAACACGGAGAATTTCGTGCTCATGGACCAGGCCGCGCAATACTCGATCACCTGCACCGGATTGCAGGAGCGCACCACGGCCGACGGACGCCTCGAAATCGTGGCGAACGTGAAAAACCGCGAGATTCGTCGCATACAAGTCCAGATCAGCTGCGTGTTCAAGGACGCCCAGCGTTTTTCCACGGGTGACGAAACGCCCTGGCAAACACTGATTCTTGGTGAAAACGCCACCGAGGCCGTCCGCTTCACCGCCTCCAACGCGCAATCCAAGACATATACAATCCGGGTGCGCCAGTCGCGCTGA
- a CDS encoding penicillin-binding protein activator LpoB: MNTRKPTAAQRLLLAASLLSALVLISACSSTSKGVQYPSGVPVVEVNPDERGSVAGTGIESQDLVAVTDKMARSILGIPQIANAVTPPVIILDPVVNDTRFAIQKDMFLDRIRISLNQKAAGKVTFLARDRMAALQREQQLKQSGQVTASADPNTVEFKGADYFLTGKLSSLSTRTSQGLSDYVMYSFQLINARTSAIVWEDMAEIKKQGLEDAAYR, translated from the coding sequence ATGAACACACGCAAACCAACCGCCGCCCAAAGGCTTTTACTCGCGGCCTCGCTGCTCTCCGCACTCGTTCTCATCAGCGCCTGCTCCTCGACGAGCAAGGGCGTGCAATATCCATCCGGCGTTCCCGTCGTCGAAGTCAACCCCGACGAACGCGGCTCCGTCGCCGGCACCGGCATCGAATCGCAGGACCTCGTCGCCGTGACCGACAAGATGGCGCGCAGCATCCTCGGCATCCCGCAAATCGCCAACGCCGTCACGCCGCCTGTGATCATCCTCGATCCCGTCGTCAACGACACGCGCTTTGCGATCCAGAAGGACATGTTCCTCGACCGCATCCGCATTTCGCTGAACCAGAAGGCCGCCGGCAAGGTCACCTTCCTCGCGCGCGATCGCATGGCCGCCCTCCAGCGCGAGCAGCAACTCAAGCAAAGCGGCCAGGTCACCGCCAGCGCCGATCCCAACACAGTCGAGTTCAAGGGCGCCGATTATTTTCTCACGGGCAAACTCAGCAGCCTTTCCACCCGCACCAGCCAGGGCCTGAGCGACTACGTCATGTATTCATTCCAGCTCATCAATGCGCGCACCTCGGCAATCGTTTGGGAAGACATGGCCGAAATCAAAAAGCAGGGCCTCGAGGATGCCGCGTATCGTTAA
- a CDS encoding NADH-quinone oxidoreductase subunit A, with protein sequence MTIASHPYAFIALFVAVAAAFPLGLLLVCRLWVWAFQPPKPSPVKNGIYECGLESKGDSWIQFKAHYYLYAILFLIFDVEVLFLLPFAASFNVLPWQALLVMLAFILLLAEGLVWAWNRGHLEWK encoded by the coding sequence ATGACAATCGCTTCGCATCCCTACGCATTTATTGCCCTTTTTGTTGCCGTCGCTGCCGCGTTTCCGCTCGGGCTGTTGCTGGTGTGCCGCCTGTGGGTCTGGGCTTTCCAGCCGCCAAAACCCAGTCCGGTCAAAAACGGAATCTACGAATGCGGTCTCGAGTCGAAGGGCGACTCGTGGATTCAGTTCAAGGCGCATTATTATTTGTATGCGATTTTGTTCCTGATTTTTGACGTCGAGGTGCTGTTCCTGCTGCCGTTCGCGGCGTCGTTCAACGTGCTGCCGTGGCAGGCGCTTCTTGTGATGCTCGCGTTCATCCTCCTGCTCGCCGAGGGCCTCGTATGGGCATGGAACCGCGGACACCTCGAATGGAAATAA
- a CDS encoding NADH-quinone oxidoreductase subunit B, whose product MRRQGVLLTSFAEIYNWGRANSIWPLQFGLACCAIEMICVAAARFDIARFGAEIFRASPRQADLMIMNGTVTKKMLPQVVRLWNQMGEPKFCIVMGACASSGGPFREGYNVVKGIDRFIPVDVYVPGCPPRPEALLHGLMEIQKKMREEPLTGPDAPRYFRKDTTCEYPIPEFGEHDLVPPYNSELWKPPAPIVREGK is encoded by the coding sequence ATGCGGAGGCAGGGCGTCCTGCTCACGAGTTTCGCCGAAATCTACAATTGGGGCCGCGCCAACTCCATCTGGCCGCTCCAGTTCGGCCTCGCCTGCTGCGCGATCGAGATGATTTGCGTGGCCGCGGCGCGTTTCGACATCGCGCGTTTCGGCGCCGAGATTTTCCGCGCCTCGCCCCGCCAGGCCGACCTCATGATCATGAACGGCACCGTCACGAAAAAAATGCTCCCGCAAGTCGTCCGCCTCTGGAACCAGATGGGCGAGCCGAAGTTTTGCATCGTCATGGGCGCGTGCGCCAGCTCCGGCGGCCCCTTCAGGGAAGGCTACAACGTCGTCAAGGGCATCGACCGTTTCATCCCCGTCGATGTGTATGTGCCCGGCTGCCCGCCGCGCCCCGAGGCGCTGCTCCACGGCCTCATGGAGATTCAGAAAAAAATGCGCGAGGAACCGCTCACCGGCCCTGACGCCCCGCGCTACTTCCGCAAGGACACCACCTGCGAATATCCGATCCCCGAGTTCGGCGAGCACGACCTCGTGCCACCATACAATTCCGAACTCTGGAAACCGCCCGCGCCCATCGTGCGCGAGGGAAAGTAA
- a CDS encoding NADH-quinone oxidoreductase subunit C, with translation METLEQIRDRIVAKFGADTVTLITNPGPSAQHSLLLVAHAARDIARFLHDDPALRLDYCSNATGVDWPDKEIVETVKTTQPDPAGGPDKVVETKTKRIQPGCLEAVYHLYSIALKSAEPVIIRMRTANRTDDVTLPSLTPVWRSCEFQEREIYDLYGIVFTGHPDLRRILMWDEFKDHPMRKDYVGPDDYEWEPTPHGEVLERAKAHYPTPPASTSPKSEE, from the coding sequence GTGGAAACCCTCGAACAAATCCGTGACCGCATCGTCGCCAAGTTTGGCGCCGACACCGTCACGCTCATCACAAACCCAGGCCCCTCCGCGCAACACTCGCTCCTGCTCGTGGCGCACGCCGCGCGCGACATCGCCCGCTTCCTGCACGACGACCCCGCGCTCCGCCTCGACTACTGCTCCAACGCCACCGGCGTTGACTGGCCCGACAAGGAAATCGTCGAAACCGTAAAGACCACCCAGCCCGATCCCGCCGGCGGCCCCGACAAAGTCGTCGAGACAAAAACCAAGCGCATCCAGCCCGGCTGCCTCGAAGCCGTTTACCACCTCTACTCGATCGCGTTGAAAAGCGCCGAGCCCGTTATCATCCGCATGCGCACGGCCAACCGCACCGACGACGTCACCCTTCCCTCGCTCACCCCCGTCTGGCGCTCGTGCGAGTTTCAGGAGCGCGAAATCTACGACCTCTACGGCATCGTTTTCACCGGCCACCCCGACCTCCGCCGCATCCTCATGTGGGACGAATTTAAAGACCACCCCATGCGCAAAGACTACGTCGGCCCCGACGACTACGAATGGGAACCCACACCTCACGGCGAGGTGCTGGAGCGCGCCAAAGCCCATTATCCGACACCACCAGCCAGCACCTCGCCGAAGAGTGAAGAGTGA
- a CDS encoding NADH-quinone oxidoreductase subunit D translates to MNNASTSSAPTTANATEAEAPVSPFPLHSSPFGPSSASGATVRAVNDEFHGDLLEISLGPHHPSTHGVFRMNAALDGEIVTKLKPVFGYLHRNHEKLGETNSYLANVPYTDRLDYLASLTNNWAYVHAVEKLAGITPTERCEYLRVILGELGRIINHVCLVGFLLNDLGTSFTPLLYSLRERERMLDLLEELTGARMMYNFFRFGGLRTDVSADWLARLKHYLEGLFARYLDEQDALLTGNEILLARTQGTGILKPDLAINAGFTGPGLRASGVDYDIRKVDKYSIYDRFDFRVPLGEHGDTYDRFMMRMLEMRESVKIILQAMRDLPDGPVNDPKAKSRGLRPKAGEAYGRIECPKGELGFYLISDGTPNPYRYRVRPPSFINLTILEDLCLGQTLADTIIILGSIDIVLGEVDR, encoded by the coding sequence ATGAATAACGCATCCACATCTTCCGCTCCCACAACAGCAAATGCCACCGAAGCCGAAGCTCCGGTTTCACCCTTCCCCCTTCACTCCTCACCCTTCGGGCCGTCGTCCGCAAGCGGAGCGACTGTCCGGGCGGTGAACGACGAATTCCACGGCGACCTGCTCGAAATCTCCCTCGGCCCGCACCACCCCTCGACTCACGGCGTGTTCCGCATGAACGCCGCGCTCGACGGCGAGATCGTCACCAAGCTCAAGCCCGTTTTCGGCTACCTGCACCGCAACCACGAAAAACTCGGCGAGACGAACTCCTACCTCGCCAACGTCCCCTACACCGACCGCCTCGACTACCTCGCCTCGCTCACCAACAACTGGGCCTACGTGCACGCCGTCGAAAAACTCGCCGGCATCACCCCCACCGAACGCTGCGAATACCTCCGCGTCATCCTCGGTGAACTCGGCCGCATCATCAACCACGTCTGCCTCGTCGGCTTCCTCCTCAACGACCTCGGCACCTCCTTCACCCCGCTCCTCTACTCCCTGCGCGAACGCGAACGCATGCTCGACCTGCTCGAGGAACTCACCGGCGCGCGCATGATGTATAATTTCTTCCGCTTCGGAGGCCTCCGCACCGACGTCTCCGCCGACTGGCTCGCCCGCCTCAAGCACTACCTCGAAGGCCTCTTCGCGCGCTACCTCGACGAGCAGGACGCGCTCCTCACCGGCAACGAAATCCTCCTCGCGCGCACCCAGGGCACGGGCATCCTCAAGCCCGACCTCGCCATCAACGCCGGCTTCACCGGCCCCGGCCTCCGCGCCAGCGGCGTCGATTACGACATCCGCAAAGTTGACAAATACTCCATCTACGACCGCTTCGATTTCCGCGTCCCCCTCGGCGAGCACGGCGACACCTACGACCGCTTCATGATGCGCATGCTCGAAATGCGCGAGTCGGTGAAAATCATCCTGCAAGCCATGCGCGACCTGCCCGACGGCCCCGTCAACGACCCCAAGGCCAAGTCGCGCGGCCTCCGCCCGAAAGCCGGCGAAGCCTACGGCCGCATCGAATGCCCGAAAGGCGAACTCGGCTTCTACCTCATCAGCGACGGCACGCCCAATCCCTATCGTTACCGCGTGCGTCCGCCCTCGTTCATCAACCTCACCATCCTCGAGGACTTGTGCCTCGGCCAAACCCTCGCCGACACCATCATCATCCTCGGCAGCATCGACATCGTGCTCGGGGAAGTGGACCGCTGA
- a CDS encoding 4Fe-4S dicluster domain-containing protein — protein sequence MLGLGILKGFYITAKNLVGSYFTTERLTTLEYPEVRAKLPPASRSFPFLVYDGDNPVDGLRCVACRICEKECPPQCIYIVPERDEKGKVMKKPRIFDIDYSVCMGCQICVEACPFDSIKMDNIYEIAVRNRYEPLLMHREQLSKPNTYFHEINPVDAIEVDTRLAEEKRKAEERAKAAAAAKAVAAAKAAAATPAAPADAAQTAKSAPAPAPAPTPAKPTTPETK from the coding sequence ATGCTCGGCTTAGGCATACTCAAAGGTTTTTATATAACGGCGAAAAATCTCGTCGGCAGCTATTTCACGACCGAGCGGTTGACGACCCTCGAGTATCCGGAAGTGCGCGCCAAGCTCCCGCCCGCCTCGCGCAGCTTCCCGTTCCTCGTTTACGACGGCGACAACCCGGTTGACGGACTGCGCTGCGTCGCCTGCCGCATCTGCGAAAAGGAGTGCCCGCCGCAGTGCATCTACATCGTCCCCGAGCGCGACGAAAAGGGCAAGGTCATGAAAAAGCCGCGCATCTTCGACATCGATTACAGCGTGTGCATGGGCTGCCAGATTTGCGTCGAGGCGTGCCCCTTCGACTCGATCAAGATGGACAACATTTACGAAATCGCCGTGCGCAACCGTTACGAGCCGCTCCTCATGCACCGCGAGCAACTCTCGAAACCCAACACCTACTTTCACGAAATCAACCCGGTCGACGCGATCGAAGTGGACACCCGCCTCGCCGAGGAAAAACGCAAGGCAGAGGAGCGCGCCAAGGCCGCCGCTGCTGCAAAAGCGGTCGCCGCCGCGAAAGCCGCAGCAGCAACTCCCGCCGCCCCCGCCGACGCAGCGCAGACTGCCAAGTCTGCCCCCGCTCCCGCGCCCGCGCCGACCCCCGCCAAACCCACCACACCCGAAACCAAATAA